TTTATGTGCGTTATTAATGACTTTATTTTTACTTCTTAGTTGTGGCAGTGGTAGTGCTAGTGCTGAGGATCCTAAAACCACATTCTTAAACTCTATTGCTAATTTAGGTAAAGGGTTCTTAGATATTTTTACTTCTCTTTCTGATATGATTACTGGGGCTTTGGGTATTAAGGCTGATACTAAAAAGAGCGATATAGGGAAATACTTTTCTGATATTGAAAAAACTATGACATCTGTTAAAGAGAAGTTACAAGATGAAGTTGAAAAAAATGGGAATTACGTAAAGCTTAAATCGGTTGTTGAGCACTTTATCACTAACACATTAGACAAGATCGCTGAAGGGGCTAGAGAAGCTGCTAAAGGGGCTGAAGGTAATGACCCAATTGCTAATGTTGCTGATCAAAATGCAGGTGCTGCTGGTGAAGAAGCTTCGGTTAAGTCTCTTAGTGAAGGAATTGGAAAGATTATAGGTGTAGTGCTTAGAGACAAAGGTAATCCTGAGGCTGGGACTGATAAAAAATCCGATGGTCTTACCGTAAGAACCGCTGCTGCTGGAGATGGTGAAGCAGGTAAATTATTTGCTGCTAATGCTGGCACTGCTGAGAATGCAAAGAAATCAGCGGCTGATGTAGCTAAGGCTGTTGGGGCTGTAACTGGTGCTGACATCTTACAAGCTATGATTAAGAATGATGGTGTTGCTGCTAAGTTAGCTAAGGGTAATGATGGTAATGCTGGAGCTGCTCCTAAAGATGGAACTATAGCAGGTGCTGTAGCTTTAAGGTCTGTGGCTAAGGGTGGTAAATTTGCTGGTCCTAGTGATAATGCTAATGCTGATGCGAAGAAAACAGTAGAGGATGCGGCTTTAAGCGCAGTAACTAAGGCATTGGGTACTTTAACTATAGCAATAAGAAATACTGTTGATAGTGGTTTAAAGACAATTAGTGAAGCACTAGCAGCAGTTAAACAAGAAGATAAATCTGTAGATTCTACTACACCTGTAGAAGCAGCAACTGGTGGACAGCAACAGTAAAGAATTAATAACAAATACATAACTAAATAAAGTCATTTGAGGAAAACTTTTCTCTCTTCATGAGATTCGTTTTCCTTTTAGTTGTATCTTGCCTTCCTGAGGTAAAAATGAAGCACGTAATAATGAAAAGAATTACTTTGTGTGCGTTATTAATGACTTTATTTTTACTTATTTCTTGTAATACTTCAGGGTCTGCTACTAAAGATGGGCAGGCTGCTAAATCTGATGGCACTCTTATTGATTTAAAATCAGCAAGTTCGAAAATAAAATCAGCGAATGATCTTGCAGTAAGTATTAAGGAAATAGAGGGATTAGTTAAGTCCATTGATGAGCTTGCTAAGGGTATTGGAAAGAAGGTTAAAAATACTGGAGAACTTGAAGATAATGCAACACATAAGGATAAGAATAGTGCGGTAGTTGCAGGAGCATATAGTATAATGTTACATATAAGCACTAAATTGACAGCATTGAAGTCAAAATTTGATTATGATGAACTGAAGGCCAAAATTGGTGCTGCTGAAAATTTAAGTACAGCATTTTTAGAAAAAGTAAAAAAGGACAATGATCTTTGTAAAGATGACGCTACTGCAGAGCATACACAACAAACCATACTTAAAAATCATGGAACTAAAACTAAAGGAGCACAAGAGATTGATGATTTAAACACAGCAATTACTGATTTATCAAAGGCCGCTAAAGAGATTGTAGAATCTGCAATTAATGAGCTTACAAGTCCTGTTAAATCCTCTAACTAAAGATATATTATTATTATAAGATTAGTTTTTAATTAATAGTAATTTTCTTATAAAATAAAGTCTATAAATAATAAGCTAAGAGTTTGCTTCTCTTAGCTTTTTTTGTTATTTTATTTCTTTCTTTATTTCCTTTACTACTTTGTTATACTTCTTATGATACCTTTGATTACTTTTGTCTTTTAGACTTATATTTATATCTTGTTTTTATCTTGTTTTATCATTTAATGATAATTTAGATTGCTTATTTTTACTTCTTAGTTGTGGCAGTGGTACTACTAAGATGGAGGATCCTAAAGCCACATTTTTAACTTCTATTGCTAATTTGGGTAAAGGGTTCTTAGATGTTTTTACTTCCCTTTCTGATATGATTACTGGAGCTTTGGGTATTAAGGCTGAGACTAAGAAATCTGATATTGGTAAGTATTTTACTTCTATTGAAAAAACTATGACATCTGTTAAAAAGAAATTAAACATTGTAGTGGCAGAGAATGGTAACTATCCAAAATTAAAAGAAGTTGTTGATACTTTTATTACAGGCACATTAGACAAGATCGCTGAAGGAGCTAAGACAGCTGCTACTGG
This genomic stretch from Borrelia puertoricensis harbors:
- a CDS encoding variable large family protein encodes the protein MKRITLCALLMTLFLLLSCGSGSASAEDPKTTFLNSIANLGKGFLDIFTSLSDMITGALGIKADTKKSDIGKYFSDIEKTMTSVKEKLQDEVEKNGNYVKLKSVVEHFITNTLDKIAEGAREAAKGAEGNDPIANVADQNAGAAGEEASVKSLSEGIGKIIGVVLRDKGNPEAGTDKKSDGLTVRTAAAGDGEAGKLFAANAGTAENAKKSAADVAKAVGAVTGADILQAMIKNDGVAAKLAKGNDGNAGAAPKDGTIAGAVALRSVAKGGKFAGPSDNANADAKKTVEDAALSAVTKALGTLTIAIRNTVDSGLKTISEALAAVKQEDKSVDSTTPVEAATGGQQQ
- a CDS encoding Vsp/OspC family lipoprotein — protein: MKRITLCALLMTLFLLISCNTSGSATKDGQAAKSDGTLIDLKSASSKIKSANDLAVSIKEIEGLVKSIDELAKGIGKKVKNTGELEDNATHKDKNSAVVAGAYSIMLHISTKLTALKSKFDYDELKAKIGAAENLSTAFLEKVKKDNDLCKDDATAEHTQQTILKNHGTKTKGAQEIDDLNTAITDLSKAAKEIVESAINELTSPVKSSN